In one window of Thermodesulforhabdaceae bacterium DNA:
- the rsfS gene encoding ribosome silencing factor yields the protein MMTERKVKGRKNTKAKKVEEISTQEKALLCARIAENYKAKRLAVLSIGDMCNFTDYFVICSGQSTKQVQGIVDHIEEEMRKAGYSPLGIEGWKEGRWVLMDYDDVIVHVFHDPVREVYDLESLWADASNLWVSEERSSD from the coding sequence ATGATGACGGAAAGAAAAGTTAAGGGGAGAAAAAATACAAAGGCAAAGAAAGTGGAAGAAATTTCTACTCAGGAAAAAGCGCTACTTTGCGCTCGTATTGCCGAAAACTATAAAGCCAAACGTCTTGCCGTCCTCTCTATAGGGGATATGTGCAACTTTACGGATTACTTTGTAATTTGCAGCGGTCAATCTACCAAACAAGTCCAGGGAATTGTTGATCATATTGAAGAAGAAATGAGAAAAGCCGGCTATAGTCCTTTGGGCATAGAAGGCTGGAAAGAAGGGCGTTGGGTTCTGATGGATTATGACGATGTGATTGTTCATGTTTTCCACGATCCTGTAAGGGAGGTGTATGATCTAGAAAGCCTTTGGGCTGATGCGTCCAATTTGTGGGTTTCGGAAGA